In the genome of Abyssalbus ytuae, the window GAATTTGCTTATTCCAGAGGTATATACAAATCATATTTTACTTCTTTTGACACAATTAACTCTACCACTTTAGGAAAGTATAAAAAAATTGAGGACGATGATTCAGCCAAAGTAAATTTTATTAAAGTTAAAATAGGTAATGGTAATTTATTCTTAAATACGGTACCCCAGGCCTTTACCAATTATTACCTGCTCAATAAAAATGCGCAATATGTGGCCAATTGTTTTTCATACCTTAATGAAGGAACTGTTTACTGGGATGACTATAAAAAAACAGGAAGGGAACTTCAGGTTATTGATTCTCCTATGAGATTTGTTTTAAAACAGGAATCATTAAAATGGGCATATTATCTTTTAATTATCTCACTTATCCTGTTTATGATTTTCAGAGCTAAAAGAGAACAAAGAATTATTCCGGTAGTCAAACCCTTAGAAAATTCTTCGGTGGAATTCACTAAAACCATTGGTGATTTATATTTTCAATACAAAGATTACAGTAATATAATATCCAAAAAAATAACTTATTTTATGGATTATATACGTAACCATTATTATTTAAATACAGAAAAATTAGACGATGCCTTTATTAAAAAACTATCTGTAAAAGCATCTAAAAACCTTGATGATACCACTCAACTTATCAACTATATAAAAAAAATAAAAACGAAACCAGTACATACTGAACAGGAATTGGTTGAACTAAATAAGCGGATTGAAGCATTTAAAAAAGATTAAAAAATGGAAGAAACACAAAATACCCCGTTAGAGTTTAATAACCGTATAGATTTACGTGAATTGCAAGAGGCGGTAAATAAGATAAAAAACGAGCTGGGTAAAGTTATTGTAGGCCAAAAAGACATGGTTGAGTTATTAATTATTTCTATTTTGGCTAACGGGCATTCATTAATTGAAGGAGTTCCGGGAGTAGCCAAGACCGTTACAGCAAAGTTGCTTGCAAAAACCATGAATGTCGATTTCAGCCGTATCCAGTTTACGCCGGACCTCATGCCTTCTGATATTTTAGGAACATCAATTTTTAATGTGAAAACATCGGAATTTGAATTTAAAAAAGGACCTGTTTTTTCCAACATTATTTTAATTGATGAAA includes:
- a CDS encoding DUF4350 domain-containing protein, encoding MDKRAKIILGVFFLVLLIIIFTEIVRPKPLNWSPSYTSTDKIPFGCYVLSNELKDLFKNQKIKIVDQNTYLFLTEKNAGLNTNYIFINNYISFDKQELNQLLNYVNKGNNVFIAADNFGTVLTDSLKISTLTEQNVKEDTVVTKMYNPVFGNKEFAYSRGIYKSYFTSFDTINSTTLGKYKKIEDDDSAKVNFIKVKIGNGNLFLNTVPQAFTNYYLLNKNAQYVANCFSYLNEGTVYWDDYKKTGRELQVIDSPMRFVLKQESLKWAYYLLIISLILFMIFRAKREQRIIPVVKPLENSSVEFTKTIGDLYFQYKDYSNIISKKITYFMDYIRNHYYLNTEKLDDAFIKKLSVKASKNLDDTTQLINYIKKIKTKPVHTEQELVELNKRIEAFKKD